In Sporichthyaceae bacterium, the following proteins share a genomic window:
- a CDS encoding DMT family transporter, producing MGHKESASAVGREAHRGGILLGALGVLAFSLTFPATRAAEPAFGVVTVVTARAAAAGVLAAVLLAMRHEPHPPREATGQIAVVAVGATFAFPLLTTLALRDVDSTHAAAMAGLIPAITAGLAVLRAGERPDRRYWPATGVGLAAVLCFAAVQGAGRPTPADGYLLGAMLAAGISYTEGAILARRHGGWRVICWAVLLVLPLSLPLTALSLALRRPEHVTSGAVAGLAYVGAISMWGGFFAWYAGLARGGLARVGRLQLAQPVLTMIWSAAFFGEAVQPAAVLTALVVLGAVVMGKRASAPTAAGQSLGHAPFPSLKSERRRFGQAWALRSMADADWWRTGH from the coding sequence ATGGGACACAAGGAAAGCGCATCCGCGGTCGGTAGGGAAGCGCATCGCGGCGGAATCCTTCTCGGCGCGCTCGGCGTCCTCGCCTTCAGCCTCACCTTCCCGGCCACTCGGGCCGCGGAGCCCGCCTTTGGCGTGGTGACGGTGGTGACCGCCCGGGCCGCGGCGGCCGGCGTGTTGGCCGCGGTGCTGTTGGCGATGCGTCATGAGCCCCATCCACCTCGCGAGGCCACCGGACAGATCGCCGTGGTCGCCGTCGGCGCCACGTTCGCCTTCCCGTTGCTGACCACGCTCGCGCTGCGCGACGTGGACAGCACGCACGCAGCCGCGATGGCCGGGCTGATCCCAGCGATCACCGCGGGGCTTGCCGTGCTTCGGGCCGGCGAGCGACCCGATCGCCGCTATTGGCCGGCCACCGGCGTTGGCCTGGCCGCGGTGCTCTGCTTCGCCGCCGTGCAGGGTGCCGGCCGCCCGACGCCGGCCGACGGCTACCTGCTGGGCGCGATGCTGGCCGCGGGCATCTCCTACACCGAGGGCGCGATTCTGGCGCGCCGGCACGGCGGGTGGCGGGTGATCTGCTGGGCGGTGTTGCTGGTGCTGCCGCTGTCGTTGCCGCTGACCGCGCTCTCCCTGGCGCTGCGGCGCCCCGAGCACGTCACCAGCGGCGCGGTGGCGGGCCTGGCCTATGTCGGCGCGATCAGCATGTGGGGCGGGTTCTTCGCCTGGTACGCCGGGCTGGCCCGCGGCGGCCTGGCGCGAGTGGGTCGGCTGCAATTGGCGCAGCCGGTGCTGACCATGATCTGGTCGGCGGCCTTCTTCGGCGAGGCCGTGCAACCCGCCGCGGTGCTCACCGCGCTGGTCGTGCTGGGCGCGGTGGTCATGGGGAAGCGGGCGTCGGCTCCGACCGCCGCGGGCCAATCCCTCGGCCACGCGCCGTTTCCCTCGCTGAAATCCGAGCGCCGACGGTTCGGGCAGGCGTGGGCGCTGCGGTCGATGGCCGATGCCGATTGGTGGCGAACCGGCCACTAG
- a CDS encoding PLP-dependent aminotransferase family protein, translating to MNYDSGADALLLELERITRDSPPQTQLPATRELQKRFRVSALTTQRVLAALAARGLLVTRPGRGTFTAAAPTPGRALDPSWQVLALGARPELAVELDDLLAPVPAGTVSLVTAFLDPSLQPLGLLQAAAGRAARRPGSWAHPSAEGLPELRAHLAAELGPGHRADDVLIAPGGQAALAAAFRYLAAPGDPVVVESPTYPGALAAARNAGLRLVPVPTDADGVLPDALEEALTRSGARLVYLQPRHANPTGATLSADRRDPVLAAVTRAGAFLVEDDWVRDLDLDGPTPPPLATRDSHGAVVHIRSLTKPVAAGLRVSGLIARGPVLARLRRGRLCDDLFVSPLLQQIAVDVLTAPGWPRHLAGVRRVLRERRAALLQAVLGLPGVESVGTPRGGVHLWVRLPAGVEERTLVEAARRHGVAVGAGRAYVAGEPDAAHLRLSYGAAAPETLREGVARLGTALREVS from the coding sequence ATGAACTACGATAGCGGAGCCGATGCGCTTCTCCTAGAGCTGGAGCGAATCACGCGGGATTCTCCGCCCCAGACGCAACTTCCCGCCACGCGTGAGCTGCAGAAGCGCTTCCGCGTCAGCGCGCTGACCACGCAACGAGTGCTGGCCGCGCTCGCGGCCCGTGGGCTGCTGGTGACCCGGCCGGGGCGGGGCACGTTCACCGCCGCGGCACCCACGCCGGGTCGGGCGTTGGACCCGTCCTGGCAGGTGCTGGCGTTGGGCGCCCGACCCGAGCTGGCCGTCGAACTGGACGACCTGTTGGCCCCGGTGCCGGCGGGGACGGTCTCGCTGGTGACCGCATTCCTGGACCCGTCGCTGCAGCCGCTGGGGCTGCTGCAGGCCGCGGCCGGTCGGGCGGCGCGGCGTCCCGGCTCCTGGGCGCATCCCAGCGCCGAGGGTCTGCCCGAACTGCGCGCACACCTGGCCGCCGAGCTCGGGCCCGGCCACCGCGCGGACGACGTGCTGATCGCCCCGGGCGGGCAGGCCGCATTGGCCGCGGCGTTCCGCTACCTCGCCGCGCCTGGCGACCCGGTCGTGGTCGAATCGCCCACCTACCCCGGCGCGCTGGCCGCGGCTCGCAACGCCGGGCTGCGCCTGGTGCCGGTGCCCACCGATGCGGACGGCGTGCTGCCCGACGCGCTGGAGGAGGCACTGACCCGCAGCGGTGCCCGGCTGGTCTACCTGCAGCCCCGGCACGCCAACCCCACCGGCGCGACGCTGTCCGCCGACCGGCGCGACCCGGTGCTGGCCGCGGTCACCCGCGCGGGGGCGTTTCTGGTCGAGGACGACTGGGTGCGCGACCTGGACCTGGACGGCCCTACGCCGCCGCCCCTGGCCACCCGCGATTCGCACGGCGCGGTGGTGCACATCCGCTCGCTGACCAAGCCCGTCGCCGCCGGGCTGCGGGTCTCCGGCCTGATTGCCCGCGGGCCGGTGCTGGCCCGGCTGCGCCGTGGCCGACTGTGCGACGACCTGTTCGTCTCCCCGCTGCTGCAGCAGATTGCCGTCGACGTGCTCACGGCGCCGGGCTGGCCGCGGCATCTGGCCGGGGTCCGGCGTGTGCTGCGTGAGCGGCGTGCCGCCCTGCTGCAGGCGGTACTGGGCCTGCCCGGTGTGGAATCGGTGGGCACCCCCCGTGGCGGTGTGCACCTGTGGGTGCGGCTGCCCGCCGGCGTGGAGGAGCGCACGCTGGTGGAGGCAGCCCGCCGGCACGGCGTCGCGGTCGGCGCGGGCCGCGCCTATGTCGCCGGTGAACCGGACGCCGCCCACCTGCGCCTCAGCTACGGCGCCGCGGCGCCCGAGACCCTGCGCGAGGGCGTCGCCCGGCTCGGGACGGCGTTGCGCGAGGTCAGCTGA
- the rpsD gene encoding 30S ribosomal protein S4: MNNSRPKAKLSRALGIPLTPKCVKYFEARPYPPGVHGRGRKQTSDYKTRLLEKQRLRAQYDISETQLRRAFEHAHAHTGKTGEVLIVDLETRLDALVLRSGLARTIYQARQMVTHQHLEVNGSRVDRPSYRVQPGDVVAVANRSRNKKNFQVAAAGANAAEVIPPYLQVNHDDLKFRLERPPVRSEIPIVCDEQLVVEYYSR; the protein is encoded by the coding sequence GTGAACAACTCCCGACCCAAGGCCAAGCTGTCCCGCGCACTGGGCATCCCGCTGACCCCGAAGTGCGTGAAGTACTTCGAGGCCCGCCCCTACCCGCCGGGCGTGCACGGCCGTGGTCGCAAGCAGACCTCGGACTACAAGACCCGTCTGCTGGAGAAGCAGCGCCTGCGCGCGCAGTACGACATCTCCGAGACCCAGCTGCGCCGCGCCTTCGAGCACGCCCACGCGCACACCGGCAAGACCGGTGAGGTGCTCATCGTCGACCTGGAGACCCGACTGGACGCCCTGGTGCTGCGCTCCGGTCTGGCCCGCACCATCTACCAGGCCCGCCAGATGGTCACCCACCAGCACCTCGAGGTGAACGGCTCCCGGGTGGACCGTCCGTCCTACCGGGTGCAGCCCGGCGACGTGGTCGCCGTGGCCAACCGCAGCCGGAACAAGAAGAACTTCCAGGTGGCCGCCGCGGGTGCGAACGCCGCCGAGGTCATCCCGCCGTACCTGCAGGTGAACCACGACGATCTGAAATTCCGCCTGGAACGCCCGCCGGTCCGCTCCGAGATCCCCATCGTGTGTGACGAGCAGCTGGTGGTCGAGTACTACTCCCGCTAG
- the asnS gene encoding asparagine--tRNA ligase: MTTLMISEVLRGDAGVGDTVTVQGWVRTRRDAKAGLSFLAVHDGSCFATLQVVARPELDNYANEITRLTTGCSVVVTGTVAESKGKGQSVEVDASRVEVLGWVDDPDTYPAAAKQHTFEYLREIAHLRARTNTFGAVTRVRHCLSMAVNRFFNDRGFFWIHTPIITANDAEGAGAMFRVSTLDLANLPRTPDGKVDFNEDFFGREAHLTVSGQLNVETYCLAMSKVYTFGPTFRAENSNTARHLAEFWMIEPEIAFADLTADADLAEAFLKYLFRAVLDERGDDLAFFAERIDPDCISRLESFVESSFERMTYTDAIAALEKAVAAGTKFEFPVAWGADLQSEHERYLTEELVGRPVVLMNYPRDIKAFYMRANDDGRTVAAMDVLAPGIGEIIGGSQREERLDVLDARLDEMGLNRDDYWWYRDLRRYGTVPHAGFGLGFERTMVYATGMTNVRDVIPFPRTPRNADF, encoded by the coding sequence GTGACCACGTTGATGATCTCCGAGGTTCTCCGCGGCGACGCCGGGGTCGGCGACACCGTGACCGTGCAGGGGTGGGTGCGGACGCGGCGGGACGCGAAGGCGGGGCTGTCGTTCCTCGCCGTGCACGACGGCTCCTGTTTCGCCACCCTGCAGGTGGTCGCGCGACCCGAGTTGGACAACTACGCCAATGAGATCACTCGACTGACCACGGGCTGTTCGGTGGTGGTCACCGGCACCGTGGCGGAGTCCAAGGGCAAGGGGCAGAGCGTCGAGGTGGACGCGAGCCGGGTCGAGGTGCTCGGCTGGGTGGACGACCCGGACACCTATCCCGCCGCCGCCAAGCAGCACACGTTCGAGTACCTGCGGGAGATCGCGCACCTACGCGCCCGCACCAACACCTTCGGCGCCGTCACCCGGGTCCGGCACTGCCTGTCGATGGCCGTGAACCGATTCTTCAACGACCGCGGCTTCTTCTGGATCCACACCCCGATCATCACCGCGAACGACGCCGAGGGCGCCGGGGCGATGTTCCGGGTGTCCACCCTCGACCTGGCCAACCTGCCGCGCACCCCGGACGGCAAGGTCGACTTCAACGAGGATTTCTTCGGCCGCGAGGCGCACCTGACCGTGTCCGGCCAGCTGAACGTGGAGACGTACTGCCTGGCGATGAGCAAGGTCTACACGTTCGGCCCGACGTTCCGCGCGGAGAACTCCAACACCGCGCGGCACCTGGCCGAGTTCTGGATGATCGAACCGGAGATCGCCTTCGCCGATCTCACCGCCGACGCCGACCTGGCCGAGGCGTTCCTGAAATACCTGTTCCGCGCGGTGCTCGACGAACGCGGCGACGACCTCGCCTTCTTCGCCGAGCGCATCGACCCGGACTGCATCAGCCGGCTGGAGAGCTTCGTCGAGTCCAGCTTCGAGCGGATGACCTACACCGACGCCATCGCCGCATTGGAAAAAGCCGTGGCAGCCGGCACGAAGTTCGAGTTCCCGGTGGCCTGGGGCGCCGACCTGCAGTCCGAGCACGAGCGCTACCTCACCGAGGAACTCGTCGGCCGCCCCGTGGTGCTGATGAACTACCCGCGCGATATCAAGGCGTTCTACATGCGCGCCAACGACGATGGCCGCACGGTGGCCGCGATGGACGTGCTGGCACCGGGCATCGGGGAGATCATCGGCGGCTCGCAACGCGAGGAGCGCCTGGACGTGCTCGACGCGCGGCTGGACGAGATGGGGCTGAACCGCGACGACTACTGGTGGTATCGGGACCTGCGCCGCTACGGGACCGTGCCGCACGCCGGGTTCGGCCTGGGCTTCGAGCGCACCATGGTTTACGCCACCGGCATGACCAACGTGCGCGACGTGATCCCGTTCCCACGCACTCCGCGCAACGCGGACTTCTAA
- a CDS encoding YbhB/YbcL family Raf kinase inhibitor-like protein, giving the protein MRPTTPLMLTAALLLAGCGSGSSNASNNTAATSVPTVPTPSVAPSSSIRVSVDAFTDGATIPEEYTCRGAGKRPVVSWTGVPSGATSTALAVTDPDAPTGEYLHWLVFDLAPDSSGRLAAGPVTSPAKEADNSGGTPGWKAPCPPKGTGTHHYHVTVFAVAGTITAGDSKAELAAVRKQATAQGEIVGLVAAQS; this is encoded by the coding sequence ATGAGACCCACAACGCCATTGATGCTGACCGCGGCCCTACTCCTGGCCGGCTGCGGTTCGGGCTCGTCGAACGCGTCGAACAACACGGCGGCCACCTCGGTGCCGACGGTTCCGACGCCGTCGGTCGCGCCCAGCTCGTCCATCCGGGTCAGCGTCGACGCGTTCACCGACGGCGCCACCATCCCGGAGGAGTACACCTGTCGGGGCGCGGGCAAGCGGCCGGTGGTCAGCTGGACCGGGGTACCCAGCGGGGCGACGTCGACCGCACTCGCGGTGACCGACCCGGACGCGCCCACCGGGGAGTACCTGCACTGGCTGGTATTCGACCTGGCGCCGGACTCGAGCGGTCGGCTGGCCGCAGGGCCGGTGACCTCACCCGCGAAGGAGGCGGACAACAGCGGCGGCACGCCCGGCTGGAAGGCGCCCTGCCCGCCCAAGGGCACCGGCACGCACCACTACCACGTCACCGTGTTCGCGGTGGCGGGCACGATCACGGCCGGTGATTCAAAGGCAGAACTCGCCGCGGTCCGCAAGCAGGCCACGGCGCAGGGCGAGATCGTCGGTCTGGTGGCCGCGCAGTCCTGA